Part of the Eshraghiella crossota genome is shown below.
TTCGTATAATCTTTTAATATCCTCCGCATTTTTTATTCCGCTTTCCGATACATAAAGATAATCCTTGGGTACCATATTCCTGAGTCTTAAGCTTGTGTTGATATCCACTTCAAAAGTCTTTAAATTTCTATTATTAACCCCGATTATTCTGCCGTATCTGAGAGCTGTTTCAACTTCTTTTTCCGTATGGGCCTCAATAAGCACCGACAATCCGAGTTCTCCTGCAAGTTCTGAATATTCTTTAATCTCAGCCTCCGTAAGTATGGCGCATATTAAAAGAATTGCAGAAGCACCCATTATTTTAGCTTCATATACCATATATCTGTCAACGGTAAAATCTTTACGGAGCACGGGGATTTTTACTTCTTTTGCAATTTCTTTAAGATAATCGTTGCTTCCTTTAAAATAAAAGGGTTCTGTAAGACATGAGATTGCGTCTGCCCCGGCATTTTCGTACTCTTTTGCTATTTCCAGATACGGAAAATTCTCTGCTATCACGCCTTTTGACGGCGAGGCTTTTTTTACTTCACATATAAAAGACAGTCCTTTTTTGGAAAGTGCTTTTTCAAAAGGGAAATCATTGTTTATTTCCATTGAAAAAGCTTTTTTTTCAAGCTCTTCCATGGTCGTAATTTCTTTTAACTTTGCTATTCTTTCCTTTGTCTTTCCTGCTATTTCGTCGAGAATCATTCTATGCCTCCCCGTTGCTTAATTTGACAAACTGTTCAAGTTTTCTCATTGCCGCACCGTTATCTATTAATTCTTCCGCCAGTCTTATACCGGATTTGATTGACTCTGCTTTTCCTGCAACATACAAAGCAGCTCCCGCATTAATGACAACAGCGGTTCTTCTTCCACTTTTTTCTCCATTAAGGACAGCTTTGCTTATTTCGGCATTCTCTTCTCCTGTTCCTCCGGTAAGTTCTTCTTTGGTACAACGTGTAAGCGAAAACTGTTCCGGCGTAATTTCATAACTTTTAAATTCTCCATCCATAACTTCACATACCTTTGTAGGTGCGGATGCTGAAATCTCGTCCATGCCGTCTTCACCGTACACAACCATAGCTCTTTTTACACCAAGATTGTAAAGGACATGTGCAAGACTTTCTACAAACTTTTCGGAAAAAACACCCATAAGCTGCATTGACGCATTGGCAGGATTCGTCAGCGGTCCGAGGATATTAAACACCGTTCTGAACCCAAGTTTTTTTCTGATTGGTGCAACATATTTCATTGCCGAATGATACTTCTGTGCATGTAAGAAACAGATATCCGCTTCATCAAGGCATTTCTTACTAACTTTTTCATCTGCAAGAATATTGACGCCAAGTGCCTCAAGGCAATCCGCAGCACCGGATTTGCTTGAAGCTGCCCTGTTGCCGTGTTTGGTTACCGGTACTCCTGCCGCAGCAATTATAAAAGATGCTGTTGTAGAAATATTGAAAGAGTTGGAACCGTCTCCGCCTGTGCCTACAATTTCAAAGGTTTCTTTGTCTGTTAAAAGGTGTGTTCCTGCTGCTCTCATTCCCTTGGCCGATGCGGTTATCTCTTCAACAGTCTCCCCTTTCATTGTAAGTGCCGTAAGGTAAGAGCTTATTAATACGGGATCTGTTTCCCCCGACATAATTTCATCCATTACTTTTTTTGCCATATCTTCTGTAAGATTTTCTTTATTTATAAGTTTGATTATTGCTTCATTTATCATAATTCTTATCTCCTGCTGTTAATAAAATTTTCCATCATTCTTTTACCATCTTTTGTAAGAATGGATTCCGGATGGAATTGCAAGCCGTATACCGGATACTCTTTATGCTCTACCGCCATTATCTCTCCGTCATCCGTTTCTGCCGTTATCTTAAGGCAGTCAGGCAGGGTTTCTTTAACGGCCGCTAAAGAATGATATCTTGCAACAGATATTTTATTATCAAATCCTTTAAAAATCACCGAATCCGTATCTGCATTTATAACGGAAGTCTTACCGTGCATAAGTTCTTTTGCATAAGATACCGTTGCACCGAAGGCTTTGCATATTGCCTGATGTCCGAGGCATACGCCAAGAATTGGTATTCT
Proteins encoded:
- the trpD gene encoding anthranilate phosphoribosyltransferase, with protein sequence MINEAIIKLINKENLTEDMAKKVMDEIMSGETDPVLISSYLTALTMKGETVEEITASAKGMRAAGTHLLTDKETFEIVGTGGDGSNSFNISTTASFIIAAAGVPVTKHGNRAASSKSGAADCLEALGVNILADEKVSKKCLDEADICFLHAQKYHSAMKYVAPIRKKLGFRTVFNILGPLTNPANASMQLMGVFSEKFVESLAHVLYNLGVKRAMVVYGEDGMDEISASAPTKVCEVMDGEFKSYEITPEQFSLTRCTKEELTGGTGEENAEISKAVLNGEKSGRRTAVVINAGAALYVAGKAESIKSGIRLAEELIDNGAAMRKLEQFVKLSNGEA
- the trpC gene encoding indole-3-glycerol phosphate synthase TrpC, with product MILDEIAGKTKERIAKLKEITTMEELEKKAFSMEINNDFPFEKALSKKGLSFICEVKKASPSKGVIAENFPYLEIAKEYENAGADAISCLTEPFYFKGSNDYLKEIAKEVKIPVLRKDFTVDRYMVYEAKIMGASAILLICAILTEAEIKEYSELAGELGLSVLIEAHTEKEVETALRYGRIIGVNNRNLKTFEVDINTSLRLRNMVPKDYLYVSESGIKNAEDIKRLYENGTDAVLIGETLMRSADKKNTIAALRGI
- a CDS encoding anthranilate synthase component II, with the translated sequence MILLVDNYDSFSYNLYQLTGEIEPDIKVIRNDEMTVKEIKLLNPDLIIISPGPGRPENAGICIDIIKYFAGRIPILGVCLGHQAICKAFGATVSYAKELMHGKTSVINADTDSVIFKGFDNKISVARYHSLAAVKETLPDCLKITAETDDGEIMAVEHKEYPVYGLQFHPESILTKDGKRMMENFINSRR